Genomic segment of Apium graveolens cultivar Ventura chromosome 7, ASM990537v1, whole genome shotgun sequence:
tttccacttcctgctttatagcctcttgtctttccggggcaaaatttcttttcttttgtttcactgtcttccgacttggatccacgtttagcttgtgagtaattaactccgggtctatgcctggtatatcagctgctgaccatgcaaacacatcactattttcttgcaaaaatttcactaacttccctctaaggggctcctctaatgtggctccaatgaaagtcatcctctcaggattcttgggatctaaaggaaccgaaaccaattcttctgctggccttcctctattctcatcattttctcgaacatccatatcttcaataggaagaacctgccccccgactccgtctgccctcaaagaggccacataacagcttctagccattttttgatctcctctctcttctccaatcccgtttcgggtgggaaacttcatgactgaatggtaggaagaggggactgccttgaaggcatgtatccctgttctccccatgatagcattataagttgaactagcctttaccactacgaaatccagcatctgcgttgcttgccttggctccgtacctatggtggttggcaacttgattatcccttccataagacattctactccagcaaatccatatatcggcatgtcagttggtgttaactgggagtcgttataccccatccttagaaaggtgtcgtggagcaagatatccacagaagcaccattatccataaggaccctcttaaccgggctatttcctattattggtgttatgaccagcgggtcgtcatggggaaacttcacaccctctaggtcggaatcatcaaaagccaatgttacttctgtcctggccctcttcggggcttctccaacaatatgcataacctctctagtatatgcctttctggaatttttggacaatccagcagcagttggacctccaaagatcgtgtttatcacaggcccttgaggtctcggccctccataaatggtgtttataactggtcctctaggttggggattccgcccctgatcatcttggtccctcctacgatcttcaaagttcttccttccattattatttctgtcccctccatctccagtatacttattcaatcttccttttcgaatcaaaaactcaatttcatctttcaattgcctacactcatcggtgtcatggccaacatctttgtgaaacctgcaatacttgcccctatctagcttggcgggatcagccttcaagggcttaggccagcgaatatctctgtctttctcaatctccatcaaaatctgacttctgggagcgttcagcttagcgtattcagtgaacttttgcccaggtcctcccttcttgggggttgaatcagggttttgttcggttctaggatatttgtccttagcgatatactccaaatcagtttttcgtttcttgcctccagtgggctcattacttactacggtctttctcatactttcttcaaccttgatatacttccctgccctctcttggagctgcaacatgctctcagggggtcgtttggccaaagacatcttaaaaaactcgtccctagttccttgttgcaatgctatcatggctaccttatcatcaagatctgggacttttaaagcctcctttgtaaaacgattcaggtaatctcttaaggattccttagctccttgcacaagactcataagagatgctgaacttttctcatggacccttccactgatgaattgcttaataaaagcctgacttagttctctgaatgatccaatagaatttgggggtaggcgactgtaccatctttgagccatacccgacagggtttgagggaaggcccgacattttatagcatcattcacgggttgcagcagcagtgcattagagaatgtcctaacatgattagcggggtctcccgtgccatcataggctttgatggtgggcatcttgaatttccttgagacatgggcattcatgatctcttctgtgaagggtggagttggatcatcaggatctccaaggggaaggagattgctaggatcagttcttgggacagcagcccttcttcttaccggaccatccaggtctataataggaggaagatttctccccctaggaggtatgtgggatctggtggcttggtgagcctccaaatcacgtctcagcctttggatttcagcctcatgagccctgatcttttcctgcacttcttggggattcgcccctggggtgctttgggggcgttgccttccatcggccattggctcttttccaggacgcctccttctcggggccacttcatcatccgaagattcggagtctctctcagtgtatggaccagaaaattcccgatcctcagggataggatccaaacctcgtatataggggggcgaccgccctcgtgcttcgcttcgcccagcatatccacttcctccaacctcagggtgaaggggcatcccataaggggggttagtagtaacaatagttgaatattcatacccgacgggtcgagaattcacaggtatatgtatttgttgaacttgaggattcgtaccttgaataatcgggggagttgtcccttgtggctgaggatgagttgcccctgtctgggcttccccctgagtagatgcataagttgaatggggaggaacctccacggttgatgaaatcacctgggttgtccctgatggtgttccctcctccagagtgctggttgttctccgtgttctcgccatggttgttgttgcgctgttcccacagacggcgccaaatgttatggattaaaactactatatataattgctgtatttaatactaaggaacgtgagctccaaggctcgatttgactgctcttgtatttcgtgactcaatctgccttaacaagatgcctacgtaccttgctgattgccaaggatcaagtcaaaaaacgtagttctgattggtgggggtgagaccccttatatagatgcgggagtccttgaattggacttggtataggagacttggtggataagcctctgaattaggatagacttaggagtcctaggaagtaggaagctgattccttatccttttaggtccccttgaggctaatctctaaggatttatatcctcatcgggactcttttcaacatctgatttctcccttattaattaattacgaaattaattaataatcagggctttttgggcctttattattccaccaggcctgatctggtccgtcaggcttaacctttctggtctgaatattatacatcttattattgggcctagcagcccacagcttgtacaattaatgcagtatttaattatacaatcataatttatttatccctatcactaaccaaaaaacaaaaaaggcaagaaagaagttgagtagAATTATATATTAAGGGTGGATAATAATTCATTGattttgtagttatattagataattgattaattttttttaacaaaattatttttgtttaagttttattttggaaggtgttaGCGTACTGTGTTAACCAACCaaccaaacgaaaccatgtttttatcattatatattataaattttaattttaataatatgttGGTTATATGATGCGATCTTATATCCCttgaataataatttttaaaattatatttaatgtTCCTTATCAATTTGATCTGACGGCTCTAGATTGCTGAAAAAAATGAATAACcaaatttattatattttgtctttaatataatagtatagatatatttgtcaatttagaaaaaaaattgagaaaacaTTTTTAacaaacaaaattaaaatatatatttcagATCAACACAGGAGCCATGACTATGACTCTTATGACAGTAATGAAACAATAAAAGGGAAATGATACACCTCACCTGCGTACCCTTATATAAATCCCCCACATTTGAATTTTTACAAAGTCCCACCCAAACCACAAACCACCAATCTCACTCTTGCACTCTCTTCCTACAAGAAAACCAAAAATGCCACTTAGGCAAAACATCAAACACCTTGCGCGCATCTCCCCTCTCCGCTCATTGTCCCACTCCACAACCCACCACAACCGCCCCCACCCACCTAAACCTCACCCTCCACCTCCCCAACAAGACCCCTACAATCTCCTCAAAGAAGACCCCATCCAAGTCCTCTCAGACCTCTGGGTCCGATCCTTTTCGCATCACCACAACACGCAAAACCCAACCCCACCTAAACCCTTCACAAATATAACTGGATATTTATCAAAACTTGATCTTTGGGTGTTAGCTTATCAACGCACTTGTGCTCACGTGACGGGCTCATTTCCGCCCCGTAATGCCATACATTTTAATGTCCTTTCTGATCTTCTTTCGTTACGTAATGCGGTGATTCATAGTCAGTTTCTGTGGAATAAGAAGATTGGGGAGGGTGTGTATTTACGTAGTCCTAATGAAAAACCCGTGTTGACAAATATTTCAAGACGGAAACTTGAGGCGATTTTGAGTGATCCTACACCCACATTTCAGGACCGGGTTGTTCAGGAGGCGCTGTTGATGATTCTTGAACCGATATTTGAGCCGAGGTTTTCGCCAAAGTCGCATGCTTTTCGGCCTGGTAGGAATGCACATTCGGTTATTAGGACGATTAGGAGTAATTTCTCGGGGTATCTTTGGTTTTTGAAAGGTGATTTAACTCAGTTTTTTGATGATGTAGATACGAATATTGTGATGCGTTTTGTTGGAAATGTAGTTAAGGATAAGAAAGTAATTAGGTTGATTAAATCTGGGTTGCGAGTGAGGAATGGAATTCAATGTGCTGATGATGGTAGGGGTGAGTTTGATAAGAAGAATAGACAAGAGAAGAAAAAGGGGTCAACGAGAAAAAAGATTCTGAATGAGAATGAGCCGAAACCTGATCCTTATTGGTTGAGGACATTCTTTGATTTTGCGCCAGAGGAAGCGACTAAGGTACCTAATTATGGTGGTTGTGGAATTCTTAGTCCATTGCTTGCAAATATATGTCTTAATGAATTAGATCATATGATGGAAGATAAATTATTACAATTTTTTCACCCATCTAGGTTAGATTCGATATGGAAAGATTCTGTTAATGATGGTTCTCATAACCCTTCTTGGCCGGAGTTTGTTCCAGCTAGTGGgaaggagaaatcaagaaaaatGGATTATATTCGATTTGGGGGTCACTTTTTGATTGGAATTAGGGGACCGAGAGAAGATGCAGTTGAAACTCGGAAAGAAATAATTGAATTTTGTGACAGTAATTTTGGTATAAGGTTAGATAATTCAAGGCTGGAGATTGAACATGTAACCAGGGGTGTTGAGTTCTTGGATCATATTATATCTAGACGAGTAATTTACCCAACTCTACGCTACACAGCAACTGGTGGTAATATTGTGAATGAGAAAGGTGTAGGAACGTTGCTTTCTGTAACGGCTAGCTTACCAAATTGCATTAAGCAATTCAGACGGCTTAAGTTTGTTAAGGGTGACAGGGATCCTGAACCACTGCCTTGCACTCCAATGCTTTATTCAGGCCAGGCTCACACCAATGCTCAAATGAATAAGTTTCTCGAGACCATGGCGGATTGGTTTAGATATGCAGATAACCGGAAGAAAATTGTGGGTTTTTGTGCTTATGTGATTCGAAGTTCTCTTGCTAAATTATATGCGGCAAGGTATAGGCTGAAATCTCGTGCCAAGGTGTACAAGATTGCGTCACGTAATCTTAGCCGGCCCTTGGTAGAAAGTACTAACAACTCTGCTCCAGAATATTCAGATCTTCTGAGAATGGGGCTAGTTGATGCCATAGAAGGAGTTCAGTTTTCTCACATGTCTTCAATTCCATCATGTGATTACACTGTATTTCCTAGAAACTGGATTCCAGACCATGAGCGAGTAATACACGAGTATATCAACTTGCAAAATCCGAAATTTTTCTGCGAACTGCAAAGATCAATCAAAAAACAAGGTTTAACATTGCCTCAAGACGAGATATCTGAGATTGTCTGGGACTATAAAACTCTTGGAGTGCGAAGCTACCAGTCTTCTTCCGAGAAAGACACTAATAATGCTTCCAAGGACGTTGCGCTATCATTAGAAGTCTAGTTTTGTTGAGAAAAGGTTGATTGGCAGCAAAAAATAATCCTAAACGTATCATTAGCATGCTCCATCTCCATGGAACTGAAAGACACTGAGGTACTTCTTCTAAAGCATCTCTCACTTAAATGCACACGCTCCTTTTTTAATGGGAATATGTGACAGTTTATTAATTAAAATGCCGGCGGGTTTTAGGAGGATCTCTATTGCTATATTTATGCACACTTGTCTCCACAGAGGCCTGAAACCTCAATTTCCCACTTGATGGAGAGTGTATGATACCACCGGAGCACTGCCCCTTTGGTAAAATTTCATTTTCCAGAAGATCTTAAAGTACAAAGTTATATCAGAAGTAGTTAGAGTTCTGCACGAAATTGAAATTAGCGCAGAAACTTTGAAGTATATGGCCCATATAATAATTTTTATGTATGTAGAAAAATAAATTCAATATGATCTCTTGCGAGTGTATTTATTATAGACATGGTAATCTCTGTTTTTGCAGATCTCTACCACTGCTGTATTTAAGTTCACAATGAAATATCAACCAATCAAGTGATCCCCAAGTGCTGGAAAAAGTTCTTCTAGTGCTAGAGGCTATAGTAGGCTGGGCAATCACTAGAGGAGTTCTAGGATTCAGTTGTCTCCTCCCCCTCCCGTATACTGTATGTAAAAAATCTATCTACCAAAATAAATATAATTCACAATGAGATATTGAGTAATGAATATTAGTAGAAGGGGGTATTCCAGTCTTCCAGATTAGGATTGCAATGAGGATATGTGATAGTGTGAGATCTAGCGGCAAATGAAATAATTAGATCAACTTTTACGAATCTAAGGTTTTCACTTTGTATTTGCAGTCAACTAGTGCGAAGGATTGCCCTAGAAAAGCTCGTCCTATGGAACAATCAACAACATGAAGGCTGAGCTTCCAAGTTCCAAAAAAGCTTCAGCAGAGAATCTGACTGGTCTCAGTTTAGTCTGCCTTGAGTAGATCCGGTGATTGGTAAAAAGTTAAAATTGTTTCCTACTGGATCTCAGTTGAATATGAAGACATTCAAGTTGCAAGTCTGTATACGGACAGGGAGAAGACTAACACAACTTCAGGATTGGCACAATGTACATGATGGCACAATGTACATGAAGTTTGATGATTTTGACATGGTATCCACCGTAATGGTAATTTTCATGTATAGATAACATAGCTGAATTATAAATAGACACTTTACGGGCACTCTTCTCATTTACTCTATGAATGATTCTGGAAAAACCAGTTATAGAAAAAGAAAGCTGGTTATCATGATCAGAGCAGCACGTGATTCGTGCTACCACTACTATGTTCTTGTTGCTAAATATAAGGTAGAATGGTAACCTTTGCATTCTAATATGTTATTAAGCTTTAATTTACATTTAGCTGATTATCATGATTTTGATTGGTGGTTAAAAAAAGGAAACAAGTTTGCAAGACAGTGTAGGAATAAAAATAATAGCAAAGTGTGCCGGAAGTAATATACTAAGAGATTTACATTATTTACATCTACATAAATCTATACTGCAAATATACGCGGCATCAACCAGTTTAAAAGTGCATGAGTTTGGTTGTTAAGGAAGCATTGAAAATAGTTACCAAGCTTAGGCTGTCAAGTTGCAACAATCACCATGCAAGCTTACACTATCCTCAGTTTGACCTGTTTTGATCCTCCAATTCTCCGGCAAGTCCCTGCAGTTAGTTTGTCATAAGAATGTCGTGATGTCCTAGGAATGCAAAGCCAAAAGTAAAGAAAACAAGACTTTATGCAACAACTGCCTTTGTTCAAGGAAAAAAATGACAGTACAAATTATGCAACAGCTGACTTTGTTCAAGCAAAAAAATGACAGTACAAACCAAAGTATTACTCCCTTCGTCCCGTTTATTTTCACACGTGTActgtttgcacgtatttcgagaacagtgcacgtatttcgaggcatctataaagtatagtttaatattgttttttttaaaaaaattttaaacatgaaatttttatttagaaattttttttttaaaaaatattgtaGAGTTATATTTTAAAGGAGTATTAAAAATGTGCCAAAAAGTAATGTATTCATTATTATCATTGTTCTCAGAGATGTTTCTATCATGCtgattattttttttatcaaatgaGCAGGGTAAATAATCTTGTATTCATTCATTTTGACATATTTCACATCTCAAATTTAACGCCTCTTGATTTTTTGTATGACCCTTAGCTAcgaatttttaaaatattatttaagaATTTTGTTCAATCATCTATCCAGCAAGTTGATGCCAGAAAGGCAGAAACTTTAGAAAAGAGTGAAACTGTACATATCTTAGAAGTCAATGTTATATGAATTCGGTAACCGAAGAGATTTaagttatttatttataattaattatttagaaTTAATCGGAGAAAAATTggataatattttaattaaatttaattcaaaattcttattttattagTAATTTATAAAGTACCATATATTTATCATATaacataatttatatttatttaaattatattttatattgaATAGTTTATTTTCAATAATACCGATCAAGAAAAACACGTAAGAATTAATCGAATTTTAAAAATGGGATAGATCAtgtattttataaaatattaataaggAATTAATCGTTAAAATCGGGAATTTTTATATTCATGTTTGAACTCAATAATCTTAATTTTCATAAGATTTTGACAAGATTtcctttttttaatttttttttaagaaaaagtGAATATCATTAAAATTTTAGAAAAGCGAAGCTGGTCAAATTCTCAGCTTTGTTTTGTTGGTAGAGTAGATTCTTTTAGTGCATCTTCATAGCTAGAGTTAAAACACACATGCTACCCCCCTGTATAACATATAATCTCTCCGGACTCTCCCTCAACGATCAACTGTGCTTGATTAGATTTTACAGAGATGGCGGACGAACCTTCCATTACTCGCTGGTCATTCACGGTAatacctctctctctctctctctctctctctctctctctctcattgaACATTTACTCCTGACTCCGGTTGTTGTTTAGTTTATATAGTTAATCAGATTCAgatgtttatcatatatatatatttatataattttattaaataattaatctgTTCCGCTGCTGAAATGTAGCCTGTTACGCTTAAGTAGTTGCAATTCTAGTTTATTCGTAatacaataaaaataattactcCGTTTATGTGTTATTGTGTCGATTTCATCAGAGGCAAATATTAAACCTTAGTGTTATTTTTTAGTCTGCTCGAGGCCTCGAGTTGAAAACGACATGTTATATTGTTATGTATAGGATGTCGTGCTAGTCGGTTAAGAAGTGATCTCTGGTTGaaacatatatttatttaatagaaTGTTGATGTTTTTAGAGCTTACCTatattatgtatttatatatgtatgttttttctttctaattttagGATTTTAAGATGTTTTATGATGCAAATGGACATGCCAATGGTGCAACTGTTACAAATGGGAGTGGAGCGTTGAATGGAAATGGACGTGTGAAGAACACATCTGATATGGCTGTTTACGAGCAGTATAGAAATCAGGTAGTTTGTGTTGGTTTTTCTTAAGTAAAGGAGGTAAAACTGTTTGGTAAAAACTGATAAACATTTGATGTTCTTTCAGGATAGAGCGTCCTCGCTGAATAATAATGGACATTTATCTGCGAGAATTGATGAACGGCCGTAAGATCTGTTACCTCATTCCTTAAATTTATATGTACCTTCTCCAACACATTATATCAGCCTCGGCTAATTATACACACTTGTTTGTATATACCTGCAAATCTGCAATCTTTATTACTAATAAGGCATACCACTGCTACCTGGGGTGGTTTTTCTTTTAAACCGACAGCTGTTTGACTTGGCATGAGCTGCTAACATGTTTGTCGAAATTCTCAGGCAAAAACCTTTGCTACCTCCTTTTGAATCTGCAGAAATGCGTACTTTAGCTGAGAGTTTAAGTAGGTGAGTCGCAGTTAAGAAAAACTTTGCTGACATTTACATATTTTTGTTTAATCAGAAGAGTCCTCTGATTTTTTTGGTTTGGGTTAGTCATTGGTTTTGATACTTTTATTTTGAATAAGAACAGAGAATAGAGGATAGGAGGAGTAAGCAGTCTGGTTTTTTGGGGCTAGGCATAAAAGCTTTCGCGGTGCCTTGTAGGGACATTAGTTGTTGCACAGACAGGGAATCATATTTATCATGGGAAAAGGTCTCAACTTGAAAGCTATATATGATACTTTGTGTTGTCTTTACAGGGATATCATATGCGGTAATCCAGATGTTAAATGGGAAAGCATAAAAGGGTTAGAGAATGCAAAGCGCCTGCTTAAAGAAGCAGTTGTCATGCCAATTTAATACCCCAAGTGAGTTGTGTGCCAACTGCCAACACCGGGCTTGTTGGATTAGGTAATTTTTTCCGCAATTGCTATATGAGAGTTGATTTGACTTGGCATCTCATTATACATTTATGAGTCAGAATCTTCCCTTAAAAAACTTATCTTATTTGTTtctatttaataaaaaaaattctcgTTCATATCAAGGACTGCGTGAGCAGAGCAAAAGCTGCTCTCCTATGGAAGTAAATTTATTTCAACTATCCTAAAAACGAAAAACAAAAAGTCTTTGTTAATTCGCCATTTTGTTTAAAAATAATTCTAGTGACAAGCTCATATGTTTGACTCCTCGCTCCCCTCCTCCCAGTATACATAGAAAACTATGTAAGCAACAAGGATTAAGGTATTATGAAAAAATTTTTGAtctctttctttgatcataagCACATGGTTTGCATGTCGACTTCGTAGCCGTGACTTCATGACGTAGCTTGATCATGATTCATCACCTTGCCACTTAAACTTTATCAGTGTCATAAACTAATATATATAGTATACCGGAAACTTTATAGAAACATCTCATACTTTACTTACCTGGTAATTAAGTTTTATATATGTCACTTTATTCACGACTCGCGATTACATGCAGAATCACCTTCTTGACTCTTAAATGGTTGATTGTTTCACCTAAAGAAGCTAGTTGAGTATTTGTAAATTACTGCTGTTCTGTATTATTAAAGTTCTAGTGGTCTCTTTTGTTTTAGGTACTTTACTGGTCTATTATCACCATGGAAAGGTATTCTCCTTTTTGGTCCTCCAGGTACAGGGAAGGTTTGTATCATTCCTTTTTTCTTGTTTTTAATCATAAATGCTGAGATGGTTGATACGGAATAGCTATTTTCTATATTATTATTGATATGTGTTTACCTTGTATATTGGTAGTTAGATTATGTTCTGTCTTTGTTTTCTTTTGATGGGGAACT
This window contains:
- the LOC141670495 gene encoding nuclear intron maturase 1, mitochondrial, which encodes MPLRQNIKHLARISPLRSLSHSTTHHNRPHPPKPHPPPPQQDPYNLLKEDPIQVLSDLWVRSFSHHHNTQNPTPPKPFTNITGYLSKLDLWVLAYQRTCAHVTGSFPPRNAIHFNVLSDLLSLRNAVIHSQFLWNKKIGEGVYLRSPNEKPVLTNISRRKLEAILSDPTPTFQDRVVQEALLMILEPIFEPRFSPKSHAFRPGRNAHSVIRTIRSNFSGYLWFLKGDLTQFFDDVDTNIVMRFVGNVVKDKKVIRLIKSGLRVRNGIQCADDGRGEFDKKNRQEKKKGSTRKKILNENEPKPDPYWLRTFFDFAPEEATKVPNYGGCGILSPLLANICLNELDHMMEDKLLQFFHPSRLDSIWKDSVNDGSHNPSWPEFVPASGKEKSRKMDYIRFGGHFLIGIRGPREDAVETRKEIIEFCDSNFGIRLDNSRLEIEHVTRGVEFLDHIISRRVIYPTLRYTATGGNIVNEKGVGTLLSVTASLPNCIKQFRRLKFVKGDRDPEPLPCTPMLYSGQAHTNAQMNKFLETMADWFRYADNRKKIVGFCAYVIRSSLAKLYAARYRLKSRAKVYKIASRNLSRPLVESTNNSAPEYSDLLRMGLVDAIEGVQFSHMSSIPSCDYTVFPRNWIPDHERVIHEYINLQNPKFFCELQRSIKKQGLTLPQDEISEIVWDYKTLGVRSYQSSSEKDTNNASKDVALSLEV